In Silene latifolia isolate original U9 population chromosome X, ASM4854445v1, whole genome shotgun sequence, the following proteins share a genomic window:
- the LOC141620392 gene encoding uncharacterized protein LOC141620392, which translates to MATEYAVASDASCNNPYDDPTFLATSDSPAMELGNTKFSGKNFLLWSRCVVMALGTKNKQDFWTGAVAMPSSTSPKLQQWQRSDHMVHCWSLNSIAQELKENFLKKELRNVAQGNDSVVAYFTKLKRYWDDIDEFEVIPQCDCGAMTACTCYLYKQMLDLSSREKVLNFLMGLSDVYEHPRSNILAMDPIPPLNKVYSIIHQIESHKLISNVVNCSQDDSALNVSKSAEYFSRFSGNAAGNQFPGSTSGGFSDTSHMYSQHPPGSQFFGQSSQYAPQYSPQHGQGSSFQNQQGFVAASYQHQNHPQQSGPHRISPVAQAKYDTPVDVSDASVKFAGITLASPKDCDTCYDTWIIDSGAIDHMTGHKHYFDSLNLLKKLILIGLPGGSSKYVSHGGHITLDSGIRLHDALYVSAFKHNLLSVGKPLLTTGLLLHFTVDKYVIQDPASSIPVGIGFQEKGLYKLKNKTVKLANTAVSFLPVHSADSCNCSKPVTCNNHTDIAVFDARLGHTLLAKMQHIDVVPCKSMKQYECETCLQAKIYRLPFNRSANRAACKF; encoded by the exons ATGGCGACTGAATATGCTGTTGCTAGTGATGCTTCTTGCAACAATCCTTATGACGATCCTACTTTTCTTGCTACTTCTGATTCTCCTGCTATGGAGCTTGGTAACACGAAGTTTTCTGGCAAGAATTTCTTGCTATGGAGTCGTTGTGTGGTTATGGCGTTAGGCACCAAAAACAAGCAAGATTTCTGGACTGGAGCTGTTGCCATGCCTTCTTCGACATCTCCTAAGCTTCAGCAATGGCAGCGAAGTGATCATATGGTGCATTGTTGGTCGTTAAACTCTATTGCTCAGGAGCTCAAGGAAAACTTT CTTAAGAAGGAATTAAGGAATGTTGCTCAAGGAAATGATTCTGTAGttgcttatttcactaaattgaaGCGTTATTGGGATGATATTGATGAATTTGAGGTCATTCCTCAATGTGATTGTGGTGCAATGACTGCTTGTACTTGTTATTTGTATAAGCAAATGCTTGATCTGTCTTCTAGGGAGAAGGTTCTCAATTTTCTTATGGGATTAAGTGATGTTTATGAGCATCCTAGGTCTAATATCCTAGCTATGGATCCAATTCCACCTTTGAACAAAGTGTATTCAATTATACATCAAATTGAGAGTCATAAATTGATTTCAAATGTTGTTAATTGTTCACAAGATGATAGTGCATTGAATGTGTCCAAATCT GCAGAGTACTTCTCTAGATTCTCTGGTAATGCTGCTGGAAATCAATTTCCTGGTTCTACTTCTGGTGGATTTAGTGACACTAGCCATATGTATAGCCAGCACCCTCCAGGATCTCAGTTTTTTGGTCAATCCTCACAGTATGCTCCACAATATTCTCCACAACATGGCCAGGGTTCTTCTTTTCAGAATCAGCAAGGTTTTGTTGCTGCATCTTATCAACATCAGAACCATCCTCAGCAATCAGGGCCACATCGTATTTCACCT GTAGCTCAGGCTAAATATGATACACCTGTGGATGTTTCAGATGCTTCTGTCAAATTTGCAGGTATCACTCTAGCTTCTCCTAAAGATTGTGATACTTGTTATGATACTTGGATTATTGATTCTGGTGCTATAGATCACATGACTGGTCATAAGCATTACTTTGATAGTTTGAATTTGCTAAAAAAGCTTATTCTGATAGGTTTGCCTGGTGGTTCATCTAAGTATGTGTCTCATGGTGGTCACATTACTCTAGATTCTGGTATAAGGTTGCATGATGCTTTGTATGTATCAGCTTTTAAGCATAATTTGCTGTCAGTTGGTAAACCGTTGTTGACCACTGGTTTGCTACTTCACTTTACTGTGGATAAATATGTTATTCAGGACCCTGCTTCTAGCATTCCTGTGGGAATTGGTTTTCAAGAAAAGGGTTTATACAAGCTGAAGAATAAGACTGTCAAGCTTGCTAATACTGCTGTGTCTTTTCTACCTGTTCATTCTGCTGATAGTTGTAATTGTTCTAAACCTGTCACTTGTAATAATCATACTGATATAGCTGTTTTTGATGCTAGGTTAGGCCATACTTTATTAGCTAAGATGCAACATATTGATGTAGTTCCTTGTAAAAGCATGAAACAGTATGAGTGTGAGACTTGTTTACAAGCCAAGATTTATAGATTACCTTTTAATAGGAGTGCAAATAGAGCTGCTTGTAAATTTTAA